In Raphanus sativus cultivar WK10039 unplaced genomic scaffold, ASM80110v3 Scaffold1051, whole genome shotgun sequence, a single genomic region encodes these proteins:
- the LOC130503601 gene encoding uncharacterized protein LOC130503601, translated as MDAFSGYNQIMMDPEDQEKTAFITERGTYCYKVMPFGLKNAGATYQRLVNKMFAGQLGKTMEVYIDDMLVKSSAGEDHISHLRECFDILNKYDMKLNPTKCTFGVPSGEFLGYLVTERGIEANPQQIATFLEMPSPKTTREVQRLTGRIAALNRFISKSTDKCLPFYKLLRNNKKFLWDEKCEEAFKQLKAYLSEPPILSKPVVGEPLYLYLAVSTAAVSGVLVREEQNEQRPVYYTSKSLIDAETRYPAMEKLALAVVTAARKLRPYFQSHSIVVMTSQPLRMILHSPSQSGRLAKWAIELSEYDIEYRPRAAAKAQVLADFIIELTSEQLDSEMESPKWSLYVDGASSKQGSGIGLRLTSSAGETIEQSYRLGFSASNNEAEYEALIAGLKLALSLGIRELNAYSDSQLVASQFHGEYETRDERMGAYLEVVQNLTRQFDKFELTRIPRGENSSADALAALASTSDPLVKRIIPVEGIEKPSIDIATKAEKESKLTAQPEGTCPETVATQVFTTFWFPKTRICSAKKHTSGNTIQITEDIPRNSDSLEPDLENTPGGTNSDPVICRVKTRSRTALQNSSGGIPRNSDSLEPNPTNTSGGTTTPGPEQEPPSSLHNKVVGREDWRIPITQYILEGKTPPNKWEARKLKALSARYCVTESVLLKRSISGPYLKCVHGLVAMRLMKEMHDGSCGNHSGGRALAIRIKRQGYFWPTIIADCEAYSSSCDKCQRHAPIIHQPAEKLSNISAPYPFMRWSMDIVGPLVPSGSGKKKLRFLLVLTDYFTKWIEAEAFQQVTRVEVEQFVWKDIVCRHGVPYEIVTDNGGQFISHDFKIFCDKWNIRLTFSSPRRPQGNGQAEAANKSVLANLKKRLGTQKELWSEKLLEVLWACRTTPRKATEETPFSLAYGMEAVVPAETIAGSLRRELCTSNPAANDQLLTDSLDLIEERRDRALIRIQNYQQAMARQYNSKVRLRQFAVGDLVLRKVFEGTKEPNAGKLGTNWEGPYQIIHVVRPGVYKLRKVRTGVPEIRSWNATNLKRYYH; from the coding sequence atggatgccttctcaggatacaaccaaatcatgatggatcctgaggaccaggagaaaactgcattcataaccgaacgaggaacctattgttataaggttatgccattcggattaaagaacgcaggagctacctatcagaggctagtaaataagatgtttgctggacaacttggaaaaaccatggaggtctatatcgacgacatgctagtcaaatcctcagctggagaagatcatatctcccatttaagggaatgcttcgatatcctgaacaagtacgatatgaagctcaatcccactaaatgtactttcggggtaccctcaggcgagttcctaggctatctcgtaaccgaaagaggcattgaagccaacccgcagcagatagcaaccttcctagaaatgccgtcacctaagacgaccagagaggtacagagattgactggacgaatcgcggcattgaatcgattcatatccaagtccaccgataaatgtctcccattttacaagcttctaagaaataataagaagttcttatgggacgagaaatgtgaggaagccttcaagcaattgaaagcttacctctccgaacctccgatcctatctaaaccagtagtaggagagccattgtacctatatctcgctgtatcaactgctgcagtcagcggcgttctagtacgagaggaacaaaacgaacaaagacctgtctattacaccagtaaaagtttgatagacgccgaaaccaggtaccctgcaatggaaaaactagctctagcagtcgtaacagctgccagaaaattgcgaccttacttccaatcgcactcgatcgttgtaatgacctcacaaccattacgaatgatcttgcacagccccagccagtcagggcgattggctaaatgggccatagagctcagcgaatatgatattgagtatagacctcgagcagcagcgaaagctcaggtcctcgcTGACTTTATCATTGAATTGACATCCgagcagttagactccgaaatggaatctccgaagtggagcctatacgtcgacggagcctcatcaaaacagggctccggtatcggtctaaggctaacttcttcagcaggagaaaccatcgagcagtcatataggctcggattcagcgcctcaaacaacgaagctgaatatgaagcactaatcgcagggttgaagctcgccctaagcctcggaatccgagagctaaacgcttatagtgattcacagctagtagctagccagtttcacggagaatatgaaacgagggacgaaagaatgggggcatatctcgaagtcgtccagaacctcactaggcagttcgacaaattcgagctaacgagaatcccacgaggtgagaactcctcagcagatgcgttggctgctttagcttccacgtcagaccccctcgtaaaacgaatcatacccgtagaaggaatcgagaaaccaagcatcgacatagctactaaagctgagaaagagagcaaactaacagcgcaacccgaaggtacctgccctgaaacggtagctacccaggttttcacaacattttggtttccaaaaaccagaatatgcagcgcaaaaaagcatacctccgggaacacaatccaaatcacggaagatattcctcgaaattcagactccttagagcctgatctcgagaatacccccgggggcaccaactcagacccagtcatctgcagagttaaaaccagaagccgtacagctctccaaaattcatctggaggtattcctcggaattcagactccctggagcccaatcctaccaatacctccgggggcaccacgacaccaggtcccgaacaggaacctccctcgtctcttcataacaaagttgtaggaagagaggattggagaattccaatcacgcaatacatcctggagggaaagactccacccaataaatgggaggctcgaaagctcaaagcattaagcgcgagatattgcgtaactgaatctgtcctcctcaaacgaagcatttccggaccttacctaaaatgcgtccatggcctcgttgctatgagactcatgaaggaaatgcacgacggttcctgcgggaaccactctggaggaagagctttagccatcagaatcaaaagacaaggatatttctggcctaccattattgcagattgtgaggcctattcctcttcatgcgacaaatgccagaggcatgcaccgattatacaccaacctgcggaaaagctgtctaacatatccgccccttatccatttatgagatggtccatggatatcgtgggaccactagtaccatcaggaagtggaaagaagaagctacgcttcctcttagtcttaacggactacttcacgaaatggatagaggctgaagctttccagcaggtaaccagggtcgaggtcgagcaatttgtatggaaagatatcgtgtgtagacacggcgtcccatacgaaatcgtaactgacaatggaggacaattcatatcccacgatttcaaaatattttgtgacaagtggaatattcgcctgaccttctcatcacctcgccgacctcaaggtaacggacaggcggaggctgctaataaatcagtattagcaaacctcaagaaacgcctcggaacccagaaggaactctggtcagagaagttacttgaagtactttgggcatgtcggaccaccccacgaaaagctacagaagaaactcctttctccttagcatatgggatggaagccgtcgttccagctgaaaccattgctggtagcctccgccgggaactctgtacatccaatcccgcagctaatgatcagctcctaactgacagcctcgatctaatcgaggaaagacgggaccgagctttgattcgcattcagaactatcagcaagcaatggcacgacagtacaattccaaagtcaggctccggcagttcgctgtaggtgacctagtacttaggaaagttttcgaaggaaccaaagaaccaaatgctgggaagttaggaaccaactgggaaggtccctatcagatcatccatgtagtacgacctggcgtttacaagctccgaaaggtgcgaaccggggtacctgaaatcagatcgtggaacgccacgaatcttaagagatattatcattag